Proteins encoded by one window of Herpetosiphonaceae bacterium:
- a CDS encoding ParA family protein, whose amino-acid sequence MARTIAISNQKGGVAKSTTVVNLGAALARLGVRVLLVDVDMEGQLDLWMNVQPTATLYDVIVGSVATRSAVVALRDRLDLLASGGQELARHIFQLRDARQVPRLLTTVLAPLQRSYDVILLDCAPGLDPLAIAAYAAADEVLIPTTTQRAGIDGMVKQINTLDELQEAGYRMQISGIIPTLYDPQVKEHRFWLEQIERQFPGAVTPPIRHDVRLQELPRLGRTIFEHAPSSRGAADYLALARRVADGS is encoded by the coding sequence ATGGCCCGCACGATAGCCATTTCCAATCAGAAAGGCGGGGTCGCCAAATCCACGACCGTCGTCAACCTGGGCGCGGCGCTCGCGCGGCTCGGCGTTCGAGTCTTGCTCGTCGACGTCGATATGGAGGGGCAGCTCGATCTCTGGATGAACGTCCAGCCGACAGCCACGCTCTACGATGTGATCGTCGGCAGCGTGGCGACACGGTCGGCGGTGGTCGCCCTCCGCGACCGCCTGGACCTGCTCGCGTCGGGCGGGCAGGAGCTGGCGCGGCATATCTTCCAGCTCCGCGATGCCCGCCAGGTGCCGCGGCTGCTGACCACCGTGCTGGCGCCGCTCCAGCGCAGCTACGACGTGATCCTGCTGGACTGCGCGCCGGGCCTCGATCCGCTGGCAATCGCCGCGTATGCCGCCGCCGACGAGGTGCTGATCCCGACGACGACCCAGCGGGCCGGGATCGACGGGATGGTCAAGCAGATCAACACGCTCGACGAGCTGCAGGAGGCGGGCTATCGCATGCAGATCAGCGGGATCATCCCGACGCTGTATGATCCGCAGGTGAAAGAGCATCGCTTCTGGCTTGAGCAGATCGAGCGGCAGTTTCCGGGTGCGGTCACGCCGCCGATTCGCCATGACGTGCGGCTGCAAGAGCTGCCGCGCCTGGGCCGGACGATCTTTGAGCACGCGCCGAGCAGCCGGGGTGCTGCCGACTATCTTGCATTGGCACGGAGGGTTGCAGATGGCTCCTAA